The Halonatronomonas betaini nucleotide sequence TCTCTTCAATCTCATTACTTAAATCAAAGGCTGGACTTTCTGACTTCTTACGATTAGGTTTTAAGTCTTCATCTACTCCTTCAGCCACCATTATAATGCTATGCAACTTCCCTCTTTCATAACCCTGCTGGATCTTATCACAGACATCTTTCGAGGAAAATTTAATCTCAGGAATTAAAATATATTCTGCACCACTGGCCAATCCACTCATTAAAGCTAAATCTCCAGAATGACGCCCCATAACTTCAATAATAAATGTTCTTTCATGGGAGGTAGCAGTATCCCTTATTTTATTAACCCCATCAATTACTGTATTCATCGCCGTATCAAAGCCTAAACAATAATCTGTGCCACCGAGATCATTATCAATAGTTCCTGGAATACCAACAACTCTTATATCAGATTCTTCAGCTAATTTTTCTGCTCCCTGGAGACTACCATCTCCACCGATAATTACAACACCTTCAATACCTTCTCTCTTTAAATTTTCAATAGCCTGTTTTCTGCCCTCAACAGTTTCAAATTCAGGACATCTAGCAGAATGAAGGATAGTTCCTCCCCGGTGAATAATATCTGCAACAGATCCTCTATACATCGCTTCAAAATTACCTTCAATCATCCCACTATATCCATGCTTTATACCAATAACATCCATATCATAATAGATTGCTGTTCTTACAACAGATCTAATCGCAGGATTCATACCAGGAGCATCTCCACCACTGGTCATTACCGCAATCTTCTTACCCATTAAAACTCCCCCTTAAAAATTCTCATTCAAAAATTCATAAACTTCCTCTGCTTCACTGGCCAGACTTTTTATCTGATAACTATCATCTGATAATTTTTCTACCTCAATCATAAAGCCATTGGCCAGTAACTTATCTTCAATCTTATCAGCCTCTATTTTATCATGAGCTACATATACTATTTGCCACATGCTAAATACCCCTCTCTTTTTTACATTATTATTTATTGAGAAGTTTTTTACCAGCTATTCCTGGCTCAGTCATCTCATGGGGATTCAATATTTCATCCAGTTCTTCCTCAGTTAAAATGCCCTCTTCTAATATTATACTCTTAACAGATTTATCCTCTTCTAATGCCCTTTTGGCAATTCTAGAGGCTGCCTCATAGCCTACATGAGGGTTAATAGCTGTAATAATTCCTACACTATTTTCAACTAAATTCTTGCATCTTTCAACATTGGCTTCAATTCCCTGAATACAATTTTTATTAAAGGTATCAATGCCATTTTTAAGCATCTCGATTGACTGAAAAAGGTTATATATTAAAACAGGTTGCATTACATTTAATTCAAGCTGACCGGCTTCAGCAGCCATTGTCACTGTCGTGTCATTTCCAATAATCTGAAAGGCCACCTGATTAACCACCTCAGGAATAACTGGGTTAACCTTACCTGGCATTATAGAAGAGCCAGGCTGGACGGCTGGCAGATTAATCTCATTAATCCCGGTTCTAGGCCCAGATGACAAAAGCCTCAGGTCATTGGCTATCTTGGAAAGATTGGTAGCAGCTGTCTTTAAAACAGATGAGACACCAACCAGGGCATCAACGTTTTGAGTTGCATCTACTAAATCTTCTGCCTGTTGAAATTCCCTGCCAGTAATATCATTTAAAACAGAGGTAACATTATTAACATACTCCAGATCAGCATTTAAACCTGTTCCAATGGCAGTCGCCCCTAAATTTATAATAAGTAAATCATCTATAGTATTCTTAATTCTCTTTTTATCTCTTAATAATGAAGTTGCATAGGCATTAAATTCCTGGCCCAGCCTGATTGGAACAGCATCCTGAAGCTGAGTTCGACCCATCTTTATCACTTCATTAAATTCTTCAGCCTTATCCTTAAAAACTAGATGCAGCTCATCAACCTTCTCAGAAAGCTCTTCCAGCATAGATATTACTGCAACCCTAACAGCAGTAGGTATAACATCATTAGTGGATTGTCCCATATTAACATGGTTATTGGGGTGAACCACCATATAATCGCCTTTTTCTCCACCAAGAATCTCAGTTGCTCTATTGGCTATTACTTCATTCATATTCATATTAATAGAAGTCCCGGCTCCACCCTGAACAGCATCGACAATAAACTGCTCCTTTAAACTTCCTCCAGCCACTTCATTACAGGCCTGAATAATGGCCTCTGCCTTCTGTTCTGAAAGTAACCCGATATTCCTATTACTAATAGCTGCTGCCTTTTTAACCCTGGCAAGTGCCCTGACCAGCCTTGGGTGAATCTTTAAATCTGTAATCTTAAAGTTTTCAGCAGCCCTTAATGACTGAATTCCGTAATAAGCATCTACTGGTACTTCCTTTTTACCGATAGAATCTCTTTCTTCTCTTGTTTGCATAACTATTTCCTGCCTCCAATTTGTTTATTAATCACTGCTCTTAACCCAGTATTCTTTAGAAAGAACCATAATTCCTTTACTATTATCAAATTGTTCCAATAAAATAACAGGTCTTTTACCCCTGTTAGCTTTTAATTTATCCTTTAAGCCCATTAAATTATCTCGCCCTTTACCTGTGATATCAATAACTAAAGGTTGAATACTTAAAGGTATCATCCTGGAAACAATAATTTTGCCCTCATCAACCTTGCCTTCAACCAGTAAAGGTTTGTACTCCTCCAGCATCAATTGATATTGCTCATATGCATCAGGAAATGCAATTACTTCTATAGTATCTGACCAGCACTCTAATGTCAAGAAGGCCATTCTATTTTGATTTTTAGTAATATGCTCTTTAATTTCAGTAATATAACCACCAATAATTCCAGTCTTGCCTTCCTCCAGATTCACATTAACTAAACCTAATTTTTCAAATAAATCTTTATAGGGATCAAGGGGATGGCCTGAAAGGAAGATTCCAAGATATTCTCTCTCACTTTTTAGCCTCTGTTGATGTTCCTCTTCCTCAAGTTCAGGAAACTTAAAGTCCTCATCATAAAACTTTTCTTCCTCATCAACCATATCAAAAAAGGATCTCTGACCGGCAGCCTTCCTCTCTTTACTGCTGGAATACCTGCTGTAAAGCTCCTCAAGAGAACTAATAATCTGATTCCTATTTTCTTTAAAAGAATCAAAGCCCCCTGCATGAACCAGCGATTCAAGTCCAGACTGCTTGATAGCCGTTAAATCAACCCTTTTCATAAAATCAACTGTCGATTTAAAAAGTCCACTCTTCCGCGCATCTATGATGGCTTCAATAGCTTTGCTGCCAAGATTTTTAACAGCCTTTAAACCAAATCTTATTTTCTGATCAGAGACCTTAACAAAATCATGATAACTCTGATTTACATCAGGAGGAAGCACCTCTAAGCCAATGTCTCTGGCCCCGGAAATATAATCAGCAACCTTATTTAAATTATGCATAACACTGCTTAATAAGGCAGACATAAACTCTTCTGGATATTTAACCTTAAGATAGGCTGTCTGATAGGCCAGAAGTGCATAAGCAGCACTATGTGATTTATTAAAACCATACCCTGAAAAATACTCCATCTGATCAAAAATTTCATTGGCAACCTCTGATGAAAGTCCATTTTCCCTGGCACCATCTATAAATTTCTGCCGCTCATTGGCAACTAATTCTTCCTTTTTCTTGCCCATTCCTCTTCTTAAAATATCAGCCTCGCCCATGCTAAAGCCACCAATTTTACTTGCAATCTCCATAACCTGTTCCTGATAAAGAATCAAACCATAAGTATCCTCCAGAATAGGCTCCAGGTCAGGATGGAGATACTCAGGCTCCTTTTTGCCATGGCGACAATCTATATAATCATCAACCAGATTACTGCCTAATGGGCCAGGCCTGCCTAATGCCAGCAATGCTATTATATCAGCAAACCTATTCGGTTTTAATTTATTATTAAGATTCTGAAATAAATAAGATTCCATCTGGAAGACACCGGCAGTCTTACCTTTACTTAATAACTCATAAACCTCCTGGTCATCCAGACTGACATTATCAATATCAAGCTTCTCACCATAATTATTCTCAATCGCCTTTAATGTATCTCTAATAACTGATAAATTCCTTAAACCAAGAAAATCCATCTTTAAAAGGCCTAAAGCTTCAACCTCTTCCATCGGCAACTGGGTGATTCTAACCCCATCCTGTAACTGCAATGGCACCTTTTCTACTAAAGGCTCAGCACCAATAATAACACCGGCAGCATGGGTCGATATATGTCTTGGCATGCCTTCAACCTTTTCAGCAAAATCTAGCAATCTGGTAATTTCACTGCTATTATCTGCCATCTCAGAAAGCTTATCATTTTCTTTAAATGCCTCTTCAAGAGTAATCCCAGGTCTTGCCGGAATATTTTTAGCAACTTTGTCAACCCTTCCATATGAAATATCTAAAGCCCTGCCCACATCTCTAACCGCAGCTCTGGCTGCCATAGTTCCAAAGGTTCCAATCTGGGCCACCTTACTGGCTCCATATTTATCCTTAACATATTCAATAATCTCATCCCGTCTATCATCAAAATCTATATCTATATCAGGTAGAGTTACCCTTTCAGGATTTAGAAACCTCTCAAATATCAGACCATATTTCAATGGATTAATCCTGGTTATATTCAATAAATAGGAGACAAAGCTTCCAGCAGCAGAACCTCTGCCAGGGCCAACTCTAATATCTCTCCGCTCAGCTTCATTGATAAAATCATAGACTATTAAAAAATAAGCAGCATAACCCATATCACAGATTATATCCAGTTCATACTTAAGCCTTGCTTCAGCTTCCTGATTACCAGGCATCTTTTTATTGAGTTCTTCATAACAAAGCTTTCTAAGTAATTCTTCTGAAGATAAACCCTCAAATTTTTCAGGCCTTGGATAGGCAGGCAGATAAAACTGGCCAAACTCCAGCTCAAGATTACAGCGCTCGGCTATCTTAACTGTATTCTTCATCGCCTCAGGTATCTGGCCAAACTTCTTTGCCATCTCCTCAGTTGATTTAAAATAAAACTCATCATTTGGAAATTTCATTCTATCTTCCTGATTGACTGTCTTCC carries:
- the aspA gene encoding aspartate ammonia-lyase is translated as MQTREERDSIGKKEVPVDAYYGIQSLRAAENFKITDLKIHPRLVRALARVKKAAAISNRNIGLLSEQKAEAIIQACNEVAGGSLKEQFIVDAVQGGAGTSINMNMNEVIANRATEILGGEKGDYMVVHPNNHVNMGQSTNDVIPTAVRVAVISMLEELSEKVDELHLVFKDKAEEFNEVIKMGRTQLQDAVPIRLGQEFNAYATSLLRDKKRIKNTIDDLLIINLGATAIGTGLNADLEYVNNVTSVLNDITGREFQQAEDLVDATQNVDALVGVSSVLKTAATNLSKIANDLRLLSSGPRTGINEINLPAVQPGSSIMPGKVNPVIPEVVNQVAFQIIGNDTTVTMAAEAGQLELNVMQPVLIYNLFQSIEMLKNGIDTFNKNCIQGIEANVERCKNLVENSVGIITAINPHVGYEAASRIAKRALEEDKSVKSIILEEGILTEEELDEILNPHEMTEPGIAGKKLLNK
- the pfkA gene encoding 6-phosphofructokinase, coding for MGKKIAVMTSGGDAPGMNPAIRSVVRTAIYYDMDVIGIKHGYSGMIEGNFEAMYRGSVADIIHRGGTILHSARCPEFETVEGRKQAIENLKREGIEGVVIIGGDGSLQGAEKLAEESDIRVVGIPGTIDNDLGGTDYCLGFDTAMNTVIDGVNKIRDTATSHERTFIIEVMGRHSGDLALMSGLASGAEYILIPEIKFSSKDVCDKIQQGYERGKLHSIIMVAEGVDEDLKPNRKKSESPAFDLSNEIEERTGLETRVIILGHLQRGGSPTAMDRILASRMGFEAVKLLRDGKNKLMVGYRNHEIISTSLSEVLKEKDKINHEIVELAHILSL
- a CDS encoding DNA polymerase III subunit alpha, producing the protein MKDFVHLHNHTEYSLLDGAIRLDDLIKKTQEHGQKACAITDHGNLYGMIKFYRKAREAGIKPILGCEVYVAPGSMRARESQKNYHLILLASNREGYHNLIKIVSKAHLEGFYYKPRVDKDLLADFSKGIIASSACLQGEIAQAILNEGNQKPEELAREYQQIFGKGNFYLELQDHGLGEQKKVNQKLIEINKKDDIPLIAANDSHYLDKDDAGLHDLLLALQTGKTVNQEDRMKFPNDEFYFKSTEEMAKKFGQIPEAMKNTVKIAERCNLELEFGQFYLPAYPRPEKFEGLSSEELLRKLCYEELNKKMPGNQEAEARLKYELDIICDMGYAAYFLIVYDFINEAERRDIRVGPGRGSAAGSFVSYLLNITRINPLKYGLIFERFLNPERVTLPDIDIDFDDRRDEIIEYVKDKYGASKVAQIGTFGTMAARAAVRDVGRALDISYGRVDKVAKNIPARPGITLEEAFKENDKLSEMADNSSEITRLLDFAEKVEGMPRHISTHAAGVIIGAEPLVEKVPLQLQDGVRITQLPMEEVEALGLLKMDFLGLRNLSVIRDTLKAIENNYGEKLDIDNVSLDDQEVYELLSKGKTAGVFQMESYLFQNLNNKLKPNRFADIIALLALGRPGPLGSNLVDDYIDCRHGKKEPEYLHPDLEPILEDTYGLILYQEQVMEIASKIGGFSMGEADILRRGMGKKKEELVANERQKFIDGARENGLSSEVANEIFDQMEYFSGYGFNKSHSAAYALLAYQTAYLKVKYPEEFMSALLSSVMHNLNKVADYISGARDIGLEVLPPDVNQSYHDFVKVSDQKIRFGLKAVKNLGSKAIEAIIDARKSGLFKSTVDFMKRVDLTAIKQSGLESLVHAGGFDSFKENRNQIISSLEELYSRYSSSKERKAAGQRSFFDMVDEEEKFYDEDFKFPELEEEEHQQRLKSEREYLGIFLSGHPLDPYKDLFEKLGLVNVNLEEGKTGIIGGYITEIKEHITKNQNRMAFLTLECWSDTIEVIAFPDAYEQYQLMLEEYKPLLVEGKVDEGKIIVSRMIPLSIQPLVIDITGKGRDNLMGLKDKLKANRGKRPVILLEQFDNSKGIMVLSKEYWVKSSD